The Sediminispirochaeta smaragdinae DSM 11293 genome has a segment encoding these proteins:
- a CDS encoding amino acid ABC transporter permease — MKVSATRHQLFHAKTKRLRITVDIVSAVVILLFVALFLFRSSQVMHYRWNWKPVVASFFNPRGILLKGFLTTIRLSIWSSIIAFFIGTVVGVGRLVRNRFFRLLSGLYVSLIRNLPPLVLVFIFYFFFSSQLLDPLGIDQAARNAAPLVQRLLSIFLSQPSRLTAFLSAVVTLGIYEGSYIAEIIQSGIRSVDRGQWEASYSLGLSSFDRTRLIILPQAARNALPALTGQFISTMKDSSIVSVISIAELTFQGMELTASTYRTLEIWSAVTLLYFLLTFTASILSSRIESGLRKRFSD, encoded by the coding sequence ATGAAAGTTTCAGCAACACGTCATCAGCTCTTTCATGCAAAAACGAAGAGGCTTCGTATCACCGTCGACATTGTGTCGGCGGTGGTCATTCTTCTTTTCGTCGCGCTTTTTCTTTTTCGTTCCTCACAGGTGATGCATTACAGATGGAACTGGAAGCCGGTAGTCGCTTCATTTTTCAATCCACGGGGAATCTTGCTTAAGGGATTTCTCACCACTATCCGATTGTCGATCTGGTCGAGCATCATCGCCTTCTTCATCGGTACCGTTGTTGGTGTTGGACGATTGGTACGCAACCGCTTTTTCAGGCTGCTTTCAGGCCTTTACGTCTCACTTATCAGGAATCTGCCGCCTCTGGTTTTGGTCTTTATCTTCTACTTCTTTTTCTCAAGCCAGCTTCTGGATCCCCTCGGTATCGATCAGGCCGCACGAAATGCCGCCCCTTTGGTCCAAAGGTTGCTCTCGATATTTTTATCGCAGCCTTCCAGGCTTACCGCCTTTCTTTCGGCAGTCGTCACTCTGGGTATCTACGAAGGCTCCTACATCGCCGAAATCATTCAGTCGGGAATACGCTCGGTTGATAGGGGACAATGGGAGGCCAGCTACAGCCTCGGACTCTCATCCTTCGATCGTACGCGGCTTATCATCCTGCCTCAGGCGGCACGAAACGCCCTCCCTGCCCTTACCGGACAATTCATTTCAACCATGAAGGACTCATCGATTGTTTCGGTGATTTCCATTGCAGAGCTCACCTTCCAGGGGATGGAATTGACGGCATCAACCTATCGTACCCTTGAGATTTGGAGTGCCGTTACCCTTCTCTATTTTCTCTTGACCTTCACCGCCTCCATCCTCTCTTCGAGGATAGAAAGCGGTTTACGAAAGCGGTTTTCCGATTAA
- a CDS encoding transporter substrate-binding domain-containing protein, whose protein sequence is MKKSRSYVLMLIWFVVLLSFFTACGAPPKEENTAENESQRNGGLIDEISRRGVLKVGMSTFVPWAMNDKNGQLIGFEIDVAKRLAKDLGVDVEFVPTKWSGIIPALLTGKFDVIIGGMGIRPERSLKVNFTIPYDYSGMAIVANKETAPGYGSLEEFDNPDVTVVARIGTTAADAAKKYMPNANIKLFDDEAQALQELKTGRAHAMVASAPLPAFQAIENSDTLYLPIPGTFTREPIGFAIRKREADALNVFNSWIRVVDSEGWLAERKAYWFESRDWQSALE, encoded by the coding sequence ATGAAGAAAAGCAGAAGCTACGTTCTCATGCTTATCTGGTTTGTCGTCCTCCTTTCCTTTTTCACTGCCTGTGGGGCTCCTCCCAAAGAAGAAAATACCGCAGAGAATGAGTCTCAAAGGAATGGAGGCCTGATCGACGAAATTTCCCGCCGTGGTGTTCTGAAGGTCGGCATGTCTACCTTTGTACCCTGGGCCATGAATGACAAGAACGGCCAGCTAATCGGCTTTGAAATCGATGTGGCCAAGCGTCTTGCAAAGGACCTCGGCGTTGATGTCGAGTTTGTTCCCACCAAGTGGTCGGGGATCATTCCTGCGCTTTTGACCGGAAAATTCGATGTCATTATCGGAGGAATGGGGATTCGTCCGGAGCGAAGCCTGAAGGTCAACTTTACCATCCCGTATGATTACTCGGGGATGGCCATCGTGGCAAATAAGGAAACGGCCCCGGGATACGGCTCTCTGGAGGAGTTCGACAATCCAGATGTCACCGTTGTGGCGAGAATCGGTACTACAGCAGCCGATGCCGCCAAGAAATATATGCCGAATGCCAATATCAAACTCTTTGATGATGAGGCCCAGGCGCTTCAGGAGCTGAAAACAGGCCGTGCCCATGCCATGGTGGCCTCGGCTCCCCTGCCTGCCTTCCAAGCCATCGAAAACTCAGATACCCTTTATCTACCCATACCGGGGACCTTTACCCGCGAACCCATCGGCTTTGCAATACGCAAGAGAGAGGCCGACGCCCTGAACGTATTCAATAGCTGGATACGGGTGGTAGATTCCGAGGGGTGGCTTGCAGAACGGAAAGCCTACTGGTTTGAATCCAGGGATTGGCAGTCAGCATTGGAATGA
- a CDS encoding tetratricopeptide repeat protein — MYSHYIMDDREAKTRLHQAIEAGKKRDYRGCISLLLPVVATRNDVADAALYLGRAWHALGEYTPAIAYLRDFHRAKPESVAGMFFLGRAYYCGGFPKEALFQLKRAWKAAPQSAQIGTYLAFAYLKAGRHDIALPLLSNLVEQRPENTKIYQAYLNTLYVQAIRLFHRGDVKQSMEMFSFLQERGVESVLLYLYLGMGAREEGRLHDALWAYEKALELSPDDEMIRYRRAVLLFQTGRKSEALKELSQLKHFGDDKGELDPLQADYRTAVRYYETGNFRKASYHALRLLKAGSDDIEIRLLIGESLRHLGDFQRAENHFRRALDLDRTRIEARYGIAMVLWQQQRFEEMLHVLRQIDRSDPDNEIARYYTPLVFWKLERDPSRGITLALKALEDNKEDPFLMTALGDFHLRSGNSKDAETWYMKALGINPEMKEALLGVIPLHEQQEEDVKIAQKLTGEYRSLIKLLGNDRIYMRKLMLLLYRLSDFSACAEQAKALLALIPEDLQALRVLGISLRKQERYLEAALVYRRLLRKAPFHERFLTSHVWCLEKANQGNQAADFLENALSAMPDPPYSLLLILGKIYYHLDNYDEAANTFRKAMQLSPESWQAYQNLASTLRKLGQEELATRYFSKADEKRKKSTSHF, encoded by the coding sequence GTGTATTCTCATTATATCATGGATGATCGTGAGGCAAAAACACGCTTGCACCAAGCCATTGAGGCAGGCAAAAAACGGGACTATCGGGGCTGCATCTCGCTGCTTCTCCCCGTCGTTGCAACGCGAAATGATGTTGCAGACGCCGCCCTTTATCTCGGAAGGGCATGGCATGCCCTTGGGGAATATACACCGGCAATCGCATATTTGCGTGATTTTCACCGGGCGAAACCGGAATCGGTGGCCGGCATGTTTTTTCTTGGAAGGGCCTACTATTGTGGAGGCTTCCCTAAAGAGGCCCTCTTCCAGCTCAAGCGGGCCTGGAAGGCTGCCCCACAGTCCGCCCAGATAGGAACCTACCTGGCCTTTGCCTATCTGAAGGCGGGGCGACACGACATTGCCCTCCCTCTCTTATCGAATCTGGTGGAGCAGCGGCCGGAAAATACGAAGATATACCAAGCCTATCTGAACACCCTCTATGTGCAGGCCATCCGCCTTTTTCATCGGGGAGATGTCAAACAATCCATGGAGATGTTCTCCTTCCTCCAGGAACGCGGGGTCGAAAGCGTTCTCCTCTACCTCTATCTCGGTATGGGGGCCAGGGAAGAGGGCCGTCTTCATGATGCGCTGTGGGCCTATGAGAAGGCCCTTGAGCTTTCTCCCGATGACGAGATGATTCGCTATCGACGTGCCGTGCTGCTTTTCCAGACAGGCAGAAAAAGCGAAGCACTGAAGGAACTCTCCCAATTGAAGCATTTCGGCGACGACAAGGGGGAACTTGATCCCCTGCAGGCCGATTACAGGACCGCCGTCCGCTACTATGAAACTGGAAATTTTCGCAAGGCATCCTACCATGCCCTCCGCCTCCTAAAGGCCGGTAGCGACGACATAGAGATTAGGCTGCTTATTGGAGAATCACTCCGTCACCTCGGTGACTTTCAGCGGGCGGAAAATCACTTTCGCCGGGCGCTTGATCTCGATCGTACCCGCATAGAAGCACGATATGGAATCGCCATGGTGCTGTGGCAGCAACAGCGTTTCGAGGAAATGCTTCATGTGCTGCGCCAGATAGATCGCAGCGATCCCGATAACGAGATCGCACGCTACTACACTCCTCTTGTCTTCTGGAAGCTGGAACGAGACCCCTCTCGTGGCATTACCCTTGCCCTCAAGGCGTTGGAAGATAATAAAGAGGATCCCTTCCTTATGACGGCTCTTGGCGACTTCCATCTGAGAAGCGGAAACAGCAAAGATGCCGAAACGTGGTATATGAAGGCCCTGGGGATCAACCCGGAAATGAAAGAGGCACTTCTCGGGGTGATTCCTCTCCACGAACAACAGGAGGAAGATGTGAAGATCGCCCAGAAGCTTACGGGCGAATATCGTTCTCTGATAAAGCTGCTGGGTAACGACAGAATCTATATGCGAAAATTGATGTTGCTGCTCTATCGGCTTTCCGATTTTTCCGCTTGTGCCGAACAGGCAAAGGCATTGCTTGCCCTTATACCTGAGGATCTTCAGGCACTGCGTGTACTTGGCATTTCGCTACGTAAACAGGAACGCTATCTCGAAGCGGCCCTTGTCTATCGGAGGCTCCTCAGGAAAGCGCCATTTCATGAACGCTTTCTTACTTCTCATGTATGGTGTCTCGAAAAGGCGAACCAGGGAAATCAAGCAGCCGATTTTCTCGAGAACGCCCTTTCTGCAATGCCTGATCCCCCCTATTCTCTGCTGCTGATTCTCGGTAAGATTTATTACCATCTTGATAACTATGATGAGGCTGCAAACACCTTCAGGAAGGCCATGCAGCTTTCACCGGAATCCTGGCAAGCTTATCAGAATCTCGCCAGTACACTCAGAAAGCTGGGACAAGAGGAGCTTGCGACACGATATTTTTCAAAGGCAGATGAAAAACGAAAGAAAAGTACTTCCCATTTTTAG
- a CDS encoding putative PEP-binding protein, with protein MTKNMHFFSRNKYVKNRETWETFGLRGKQAMEFAALDLPILPGFIIDASVTAHLDHQDDMKRYLKNYIGKCESDTGKRFGDKENPLLVKVVISPNLAIVSYPTLHNFGLTDDTIPGFNQFVGEDFGYHEVLFLIKGYLQVEEKIAQLEERQKDAEKITSLIENLQKGMEKNDKAEKFKSLMEEYRRYLPEDFFSDAYTQLEIVLKSISKMLAIDELDDEDAALIVQPMVYGNYGKNSASGEFFTRNIVTGDKKLEGWFEQNRFNSIESEGKEIAKIEKPIFAELEKVAGIVEDHFKEIRSIRFTVENGKVWLIDQRPLMSKSVQADVKTLLDLYARKIISREELITAFKPDQLNEILHPVIDVKSTKSMERIDGGIAGAPGAAIGRIYFSTETLLDAYKSAQQKGEDTRLILCMPATFAEDVKAIEVSTGVLSAEGGYSAHASVVARQYGKVSLVNFDLKFRGKKKAQIGKVDLNEGDLVTLNVPHYGEPTIFLGEAQLIEPDPKQSGLLDFIDVVKKDVAAFHVRVNADKPRDAELARTFGAEGIGLCRTEHMFFQEERINVFREMIMSDNREERLKVLKKLKKMQQSDFYQIFKAMEGKEVTIRLLDAPLHEFLPHNDEQMKAFLDYLKTSGGKSMSQREVRERCDALAEFNPMLGHRGCRIAVSYPEIYEMQMEAIFEAAYKLISEGKKVAPEIMIPLIMNHNELKLIIYGKKIEGNTYRGLAQVEEQVRERLGAKPVDYKFGTMIELPVAALGAGEIARYAQFFSFGTNDLTQTTIGLSRDDYTSFMPDYTLFDILSGNPFQILDEHVKELISIAVRRGTLTRPGLTKGLCGEHGAVPSNIAFCMDAGLDYVSCSVYSVPIALLAVAQQNIERRRA; from the coding sequence ATGACAAAGAATATGCATTTTTTTAGCAGAAACAAATATGTAAAAAATCGGGAAACGTGGGAAACCTTCGGACTTCGGGGAAAGCAGGCAATGGAGTTTGCCGCCCTCGATCTTCCCATCTTGCCCGGTTTTATTATCGATGCTTCCGTGACCGCTCACCTGGATCATCAGGATGATATGAAGCGGTACCTTAAGAACTATATCGGAAAGTGCGAGAGTGATACCGGAAAACGGTTCGGAGATAAAGAGAATCCACTGCTGGTGAAGGTCGTTATCAGTCCGAACCTTGCGATCGTCTCCTACCCAACCTTACACAACTTTGGGTTGACGGACGATACCATCCCCGGATTCAACCAATTCGTGGGTGAAGATTTCGGTTACCACGAGGTTCTTTTTCTCATCAAAGGCTATCTGCAGGTAGAAGAGAAGATTGCTCAGCTTGAAGAGCGTCAAAAGGATGCGGAAAAGATTACCTCCTTAATTGAAAATCTTCAAAAGGGGATGGAAAAAAATGACAAAGCTGAAAAATTCAAGTCCTTGATGGAGGAGTACCGAAGGTATCTTCCTGAAGATTTTTTCAGTGATGCCTATACCCAGCTGGAAATTGTCCTTAAGTCGATCAGTAAGATGCTGGCCATCGATGAACTTGACGATGAAGATGCCGCTCTTATTGTTCAGCCGATGGTCTATGGAAACTACGGAAAGAATAGTGCCAGCGGTGAGTTTTTTACCCGTAATATCGTAACGGGAGATAAAAAGCTCGAAGGATGGTTTGAGCAGAACCGATTCAATAGTATCGAATCTGAAGGAAAAGAGATTGCAAAGATCGAAAAGCCGATTTTTGCAGAGTTGGAAAAGGTCGCTGGTATAGTGGAGGACCATTTCAAAGAGATTCGGTCCATCCGCTTTACGGTGGAAAACGGTAAGGTGTGGCTGATTGATCAGCGGCCCTTAATGAGTAAATCGGTTCAGGCAGATGTCAAAACTCTGCTTGATCTCTATGCCAGGAAGATTATCAGCCGAGAAGAACTTATCACCGCCTTTAAACCTGATCAGCTCAACGAGATTCTCCATCCTGTTATCGATGTCAAGTCGACCAAAAGCATGGAGCGAATCGACGGAGGTATTGCCGGTGCCCCCGGAGCGGCAATCGGGAGAATCTATTTTTCCACCGAGACCCTGCTTGATGCCTACAAAAGTGCCCAGCAAAAGGGAGAAGATACCCGCCTGATTCTTTGCATGCCTGCGACCTTTGCCGAAGATGTAAAGGCCATTGAGGTCTCTACCGGTGTTCTTTCCGCCGAAGGGGGCTACTCCGCTCACGCTTCGGTTGTGGCGCGACAGTATGGTAAGGTTTCTCTTGTCAATTTCGATCTGAAATTCCGTGGCAAGAAAAAGGCCCAAATCGGCAAGGTTGACTTGAATGAAGGGGATCTCGTAACTTTGAACGTCCCCCACTATGGTGAACCCACTATTTTCCTCGGCGAGGCTCAGCTGATCGAACCGGACCCGAAACAGTCGGGGCTGCTCGATTTCATAGACGTTGTCAAGAAGGATGTGGCGGCCTTCCATGTGCGGGTCAATGCGGATAAACCGCGGGATGCCGAACTTGCACGTACCTTCGGAGCCGAGGGAATCGGGCTCTGCCGGACCGAACACATGTTTTTTCAGGAAGAGCGTATCAACGTTTTTCGTGAGATGATTATGTCCGACAATCGTGAAGAGCGACTGAAGGTCCTGAAAAAGCTAAAGAAGATGCAGCAGAGCGATTTCTATCAGATTTTCAAGGCTATGGAAGGAAAAGAGGTGACAATTCGCTTGCTTGATGCCCCCTTACATGAATTCCTGCCCCATAACGATGAGCAGATGAAAGCCTTCCTTGATTATTTGAAGACAAGCGGAGGCAAGAGCATGAGCCAGCGGGAGGTTCGCGAGCGCTGTGACGCCCTTGCCGAGTTCAACCCGATGCTCGGTCATCGAGGCTGCCGTATTGCCGTGAGTTATCCGGAGATCTATGAGATGCAGATGGAGGCCATTTTCGAGGCTGCCTACAAGCTTATTTCCGAGGGGAAGAAGGTGGCGCCTGAGATTATGATTCCCCTCATCATGAATCATAATGAGCTGAAGCTCATTATCTACGGAAAAAAGATCGAGGGTAACACCTATCGCGGCCTTGCCCAGGTTGAAGAACAGGTCAGAGAGCGGCTGGGTGCCAAACCGGTCGATTACAAGTTCGGCACCATGATTGAGCTTCCCGTCGCGGCCTTGGGAGCCGGTGAGATCGCACGTTATGCCCAGTTCTTCAGCTTCGGTACGAACGACCTTACCCAGACCACCATCGGCCTTTCCCGGGACGACTATACCTCCTTTATGCCTGATTATACACTTTTCGATATCCTATCGGGAAATCCCTTCCAGATTCTCGACGAACATGTAAAGGAGCTTATTTCGATTGCCGTACGGCGGGGCACCCTCACCAGACCGGGGCTTACCAAGGGCCTTTGTGGTGAACATGGTGCTGTGCCTTCCAATATTGCTTTCTGTATGGATGCCGGTCTTGATTATGTTTCCTGTTCGGTCTATTCGGTGCCCATTGCACTGCTTGCCGTTGCTCAGCAGAATATTGAGCGAAGAAGGGCATAG
- the purA gene encoding adenylosuccinate synthase, whose amino-acid sequence MHLVVIGAQWGDEGKGKIVDYLASEADLVVRFSGGANAGHTIVTNDITYKLHLVPSGIVYPEKHVVLGSGMVIDPEALFSELATIKEQGVDWEGRVHISDRAHLVLPDYKEIDKTTDAKRRNPIGTTGRGIGIAYAQKANRDGIRVGDLTEANFLKSLRDNEREFLAPYIEKLNSMSINLAAYMVKYDEKRVLFEGAQGALLDLDIGTYPFVSSGYSAAAGASMGGGVGPRKIDRVMGVFKAYTTRVGNGPFPSEFDPKTEGALENMVREIGREYGVTTGRPRRCGYLDLVALRYACRTNSIDSLVLTHLDVYDTLDEIGVCVGYELDGKTITDFPSTASALDRIKPVVKSFPGWKKTLTKVAKYEDLPEKAKTYIAFIEEFTKTNVDIVSVGYNRDETMIRKDMWTRS is encoded by the coding sequence ATGCATCTTGTTGTTATCGGTGCCCAATGGGGTGACGAAGGAAAAGGAAAAATTGTTGACTATCTTGCCTCGGAGGCGGACCTTGTCGTTCGTTTTTCCGGTGGTGCTAATGCCGGACATACTATTGTAACAAATGATATTACCTATAAATTGCATCTTGTTCCCTCCGGAATTGTCTATCCGGAAAAGCACGTCGTACTCGGTTCGGGTATGGTGATCGATCCTGAGGCCCTCTTTTCCGAGCTCGCTACCATCAAAGAGCAGGGGGTCGATTGGGAAGGACGTGTGCATATCAGTGACAGAGCACACCTCGTTTTGCCCGATTATAAAGAAATCGATAAGACCACCGATGCAAAACGGAGAAATCCCATAGGAACGACAGGGCGCGGTATCGGTATTGCCTATGCTCAGAAGGCGAACAGAGACGGTATCCGGGTCGGTGACCTCACAGAGGCGAATTTTCTCAAAAGCCTTCGGGACAATGAGCGGGAATTTCTCGCACCCTATATTGAGAAGCTCAATTCGATGAGTATCAATCTTGCAGCCTACATGGTGAAATACGATGAGAAGCGGGTGCTTTTCGAGGGGGCTCAGGGGGCGCTTCTCGATCTTGATATAGGGACTTATCCCTTTGTCAGTTCGGGATATAGTGCCGCCGCCGGGGCGAGCATGGGAGGCGGAGTCGGGCCTCGGAAAATCGACAGGGTGATGGGTGTCTTCAAGGCCTACACAACCAGGGTTGGAAACGGCCCCTTCCCCAGCGAATTCGATCCGAAAACCGAGGGTGCTCTTGAGAATATGGTACGTGAGATCGGCAGGGAGTATGGGGTAACCACGGGACGGCCTCGGCGCTGCGGTTATCTTGATTTGGTAGCTCTACGCTATGCATGTCGGACCAATTCCATCGATTCGCTGGTCCTTACCCATCTGGATGTGTACGATACCCTGGATGAGATCGGTGTCTGTGTGGGCTATGAGCTTGACGGAAAGACCATCACCGATTTTCCTTCCACCGCTTCCGCTCTTGATCGAATCAAGCCGGTGGTAAAAAGTTTCCCCGGTTGGAAGAAAACTCTTACGAAGGTGGCGAAGTATGAGGATCTTCCGGAGAAGGCGAAAACATATATTGCCTTTATCGAAGAGTTCACAAAAACGAATGTCGATATCGTCTCGGTCGGTTACAACAGAGACGAGACCATGATCAGGAAGGACATGTGGACAAGATCCTGA
- the guaA gene encoding glutamine-hydrolyzing GMP synthase has product MDKILIVDFGGQTAQLIARRIRDFGVYSDIVAPETNLSPNILSDVKGLIFSGSPWSVYEEGAPVVHPSAYESGLPILGICYGFHRMTTDFGGSVLGLAKKEYGRAALRFPKPSKLFDGVPEGFISWMSHGDSIAEVAEGFQITARSADHPAAAEDPEKRRYGLQFHPEVTHCEYGIKILENFVFGICGADKGWSMEGYLEEVSASIKKRVGDHPVLLLISGGVDSSVVAGVLLSALDPEKVHLMYIDTGLMRKGETEAVRKSLEALGATHLSIIDAGDRFLHALEGVDDPEEKRRIIGDLFVEVQKSDIVGKIDGDYFLAQGTLYTDLIESGKGVGKNAKVIKSHHNVRSPLIEAKRNAGMIIEPLDRLYKDEVRRLGRLIGLSESVVGRHPFPGPGLAVRILGAVDREKCRILREADAIFIEELHRRKLYDEIWQAFAVLLPIKSVGVTGDARRYGYVLALRAIVSHDGMTADVYPFDTKDLLEISSLITNSVSEIGRVVYDVSSKPPATIEWE; this is encoded by the coding sequence GTGGACAAGATCCTGATTGTAGATTTCGGCGGGCAAACGGCCCAGCTTATTGCACGGCGGATCAGGGATTTTGGTGTATACAGTGATATTGTCGCTCCCGAGACCAATCTTTCGCCGAACATCCTCTCCGATGTGAAGGGCCTGATTTTTTCAGGCTCTCCCTGGTCGGTCTATGAAGAGGGTGCTCCTGTTGTCCATCCCAGTGCCTATGAAAGCGGTTTGCCTATTCTCGGTATCTGTTACGGTTTTCATCGGATGACCACCGATTTCGGGGGATCGGTCCTTGGACTGGCAAAGAAAGAGTATGGTAGAGCCGCCTTGCGCTTTCCCAAGCCCTCTAAACTCTTCGATGGGGTTCCCGAGGGCTTTATTAGCTGGATGAGCCATGGAGACAGCATCGCCGAAGTTGCAGAGGGTTTTCAGATTACCGCACGAAGTGCAGACCATCCAGCTGCGGCAGAAGATCCCGAAAAGAGGCGTTACGGCCTTCAGTTCCATCCCGAAGTGACCCATTGTGAGTATGGGATTAAGATCCTTGAGAATTTTGTCTTTGGTATTTGTGGTGCCGATAAGGGCTGGAGTATGGAGGGCTACCTCGAGGAGGTTTCTGCCTCCATCAAAAAACGGGTTGGCGACCATCCTGTTCTTCTTCTTATCTCGGGAGGGGTCGACTCTTCGGTGGTTGCCGGTGTCCTGCTTTCGGCGCTTGATCCGGAAAAGGTGCACCTGATGTATATCGATACGGGGCTCATGCGCAAAGGTGAGACCGAAGCGGTGCGTAAAAGCCTTGAGGCCCTTGGTGCTACCCATCTTTCGATCATCGATGCGGGTGACCGATTTTTACATGCTTTGGAAGGGGTCGATGATCCCGAAGAGAAACGGCGGATCATTGGAGACCTCTTTGTCGAGGTGCAGAAGAGTGACATCGTCGGGAAGATCGACGGGGATTATTTCCTTGCCCAGGGCACCCTATATACCGACCTGATAGAGTCGGGTAAGGGGGTCGGCAAGAACGCCAAGGTAATCAAAAGCCATCACAATGTGCGCAGCCCCCTCATCGAGGCAAAGCGAAACGCCGGTATGATCATCGAACCCCTGGACCGACTCTACAAGGACGAGGTCAGACGACTTGGGCGGCTTATCGGCCTATCCGAGAGTGTGGTGGGACGCCACCCCTTTCCCGGGCCAGGCCTTGCAGTGAGAATCCTCGGGGCGGTTGACCGGGAAAAGTGCAGGATCCTGCGGGAGGCGGATGCCATATTCATCGAGGAACTCCATCGCCGGAAGCTCTACGACGAGATATGGCAGGCCTTTGCCGTTCTTCTTCCGATCAAGTCGGTAGGGGTAACAGGGGATGCAAGGCGTTACGGCTATGTTCTTGCCCTTCGGGCGATTGTCAGCCATGACGGAATGACCGCCGACGTATATCCCTTTGATACAAAGGACCTGCTTGAAATTTCTTCGCTTATCACAAACTCCGTATCGGAAATCGGCCGGGTTGTCTACGATGTATCGAGTAAACCCCCCGCTACCATTGAGTGGGAGTAG